DNA from Daphnia pulicaria isolate SC F1-1A chromosome 3, SC_F0-13Bv2, whole genome shotgun sequence:
aaaaagaaaagaaaagaaaatggaaagttgATCGCGAGTCCGTCCCGCGGAAGAGTAGGCCTACTACCAACAAACAGCCAATCATGAAAGAGGTGACGATAGCAGCATAGCGCAGGCAAGGTCGTAATGTTTATAGAATTGAACAAAgtcgagctgctgctgctgctgctgctattatATCGTCGGTGGCTCCCGCTATTTGAGAAAATCATCCCGTCCGTCGCCCATCATTACACgacaaaaggagagagacgTGGAGTGTTGAGTAAACACGACACTAAAGCGGATGTAAGATGAAGGGCGATGAAGTGAAGCAGATTTCGTCTGCTGCCATAAGAGGAGGAACGAACTCGAGCGCTGCACAGCGCAGTCGGGGGGTTGGGGTGGGGGAGGGGTAGAGAAAAACTGAGGAGATGGAATAAAAAAGACGTGGAAGGCGAACTGAGCGAACGAACAAAGAAAGAGAGGCAGATTAGGAGAACAAACGACATGATAACTCGAACATAAGGAGACGACGGAACTACACATGACACCTCGTTATATCCATATAGAGACGCGTCTATGAAATAATAGGCACTGAGATCTTGTCccagcggggggggggggggcctttGCTCGTCTGTAAAAGTCGGATAATAGGGGCGAATAATACACGACGCAATTGCAAATataagcgaagaagaagaagaagaagtaggagaagaagaagaaaagagaacaacATAATGTAAAGGCGGAGATGAGTGAGATGTTCCGAGGACTGACGCACCAATTAGAGCGAGTGAGGGGATTTACTCGATCGTAACACACAACCGAGAGAACAGCGCGTCTCGAGTAATTCATCAACTCCGATTGTGTTTGTTTCCTTGCCGTTTGTCACACACGTAGAGGACAAAAGGGACTTACTACATATAGGGGGGTTATAAAATGaagaaggggggagagagagacaagatgAAATTGATCGATGGCCAACGGCTTTTTGCACGTTCCTCAACAACAACCGGGCgatcaagaagaaagaaaaaaaatctcattttccCGAGTATAGCGGGCGGGAAAACgtagaaaaactgaaaaacccGTGTGATCTATTCTTCATCCATATAGCGCCTAGTTTAATTcaattcgttttcttttcagaaaaattttgttattacGACTCCCACGTAGGCAACAAGAAGACGAGATGGGCTTCATCAACGGTTCACCTTGTATAGAAAAAGGGAATAGCGAACAATGGAGCAAATGGAAATCAATCAACCCAGCAAGTCAGGTCGGGGTCACTCCTCTCACAAGGGGGGGAATGAAAATTCTATAAACCGGACATTGAGAAAAGTTTTGGCTGGTGCACCAGCGGGCGCAGATGGCCGGCCCGTCTGGGCGGCAATAAAACGAagcgaaataaaagaaagacagATGAGATTGTGACGCTCTTTGACTTACTTGACAGGCGGCGGCGCCGTAATTCGGATGGAACTGTAAATTATTGTAAGGATCCAATCGGACAGTGCCAGATGACGATGGCCGGACCGGCGAATAAGGGCCCGTCGGTTGCTTGCTGCTGGAAGGCGAAACATCCTGGCCATGATAATGCTCCCATGTGGACACTTTTTCCGCCTGTCCCTTGGCACTGGCGAAACGGCGAATAAAAAGGGTTAACGACAGGGAACAATCAATAGATGCGCCCGTCTTTTATAATTACTTGTAGTTGTCTAATTGCGCTTGTAAATTGTAAGAGTAATAGCCGGCCAAACGGCCGCCAGAGCAGAGGACGTCGCTAGCTGTTCCGGACGCGGGCTGGTAGCGGTGCGGTAGGTAATGCGGATTGAGTTTCAACTCTTCCATGATGTTTGGACAATGGTTAGACGTTGTTTTATCACTGGCGGTGCTTCCGGTGATGCTTCCGGCACTGCTTCCACTTGCCGTGGAGTTTGTTGATTTAGTGGACTGCTCGTTGTCGACCGTGTCAGCCGAAAATGTGACCCGCCTCGACCCGGACGAACGGGACGACGAATTGGACTGTCGATCCTGTTCAAACGGATCGTAATGAGAGAGAGGCATCCGGTCGGATGGCACGATCACGGCGTGGACTTGGCTGTCGTTGGCCGTCACTTCTTCGGTGATGGTCGCCGGATGGTAAACACCGGCAAGGTAAGAGAAAGGCAAGTCGCCAACGTTGGAATTGTTTCTCGGCTGGACGGAAAAATTGACATCGCCGTTCTGGGGGACGTAGACGTGATCCAGTCGGCGGGTAAGGAACGCcggatcgtcgtcgtcgctttCCGTCAACAAGCGGCGACGAGAACTTTTGTCCCAGCGCTCCTTCATCATTGAAATTCGTCTGGCAATTGACCCAccgacagaagaagaagaagaagaagaagaagcggaagaAGTCGAACTGGCCATCTCGGTATTCTTGCTGGACGGAGTCGTCGGGTACGACGTTTCCGAGCTGGCCGATCCGCTTTTGCTCAGGGCGCGGGACACGGTGGCCACCACCCGACTTTGGCTAATAGTTTGGCTTAGTTGACGTATTTCCGAGAGCTCAGCAGCTGATTCGGGCGTTACGATTTGCTCCGGAGTCGAATCGTCGATCGATTGGCCGTCATCATAACTCGTCATGACGAGCAGGGAATCCGTTACGATCGAATCGAAAGCCTCGGGCTGCTGGCCTTGGTCCTTGTTCTTCTCGACCGTCCGTGGGGCGATCAGAATTTTCGTCACGTAATTTTCGTTTTGCTGGACAATGGCCGAAGTGGCGACGGAGGCATTGTTGCGCTGGACTTTAGGATTATTAGCCGGCCAAACGGGATGCGGAATCTTGctggaaacattcaaaaaatcgcCGGTGTGACTCTGCTCGTATTTCTCCCATTCGTCGTCGACGGCCTTTTGCTTGGACGCTTCAtcggcgctgctgctgctggttatgTCCTTAGCGGGGGGCGGATGCATGTGGATCCGGGTTACGTAGTGCGAGTTGTGATGAAGCAGATTGGCTTTGCCGATCCGTATGGGGCCATCAGGAGCGGCTGCGGTGGCGACATCAGGCGTCAATTTCCTCGGTGGAGACGATCGATCGAGCCGTGGTCCTAATACAAATTGACGTCGGTAATCACTGGCCGGGCTCAGCTCGACGAGGTGTTGCTGGTGGTGACGCTGATGTCGCTGCTGAACTACCGGCTGATTCTTATGATTTGACGTCGTGTTGCCGAGACGTTTCACCGGGTCGGCGCTCTCGTAACCCGACGAGCTGGGCGTCTGACACTGCTCGCTCCGGTTGGACGATCGGCTGTCGTCCATTAATCTTTTCTCACCTTCGCTTAAATTTGTCGGCAGCATTTCTTTGGGCGTGTCGACAAACAGCGGGTTCATCCTAAACGATCAATATCACACAAGAAtaaaaccaacacaaaaatggacgggtctcttttaaaaacattataCGTACAAGGAATGATTTAAATGCTCCCCTCTATACCTGGTAACCGAGTACACTTGGTCCGGTTTGGATTTTCGCCTGGACGCCCCCGATTTCCGGTTGATATCCAAGATGGTGTTGACGTTGATCGTCGCCAAGGGATCGTCTGTAAGCCAAGGACTAGTGTCGTGAATGCTATCGGGAGTCTTATTAGACCTAGACGGCGAAGCAGAGCGGGGATTGTTCCCCTTTTGTGCAATCCACTTGAGCATGGCGACCGTCCTTCGATGACCGTTGACTCACGATGAGAGGGTTAAAACCCTGCTGGATATTCCGCGAAATTGaaaaacacacaagaaaacaaaaaacggacAGGCTATAAACTTTGGCGATTGTCAAAAGAGAGTATAGACAGAATAAAAACACAGAAAAGAGGTCCCTGAAAACAAGCCAAGTCAACAAGTAAATCCCGGAGAATCCAAAAGCCGCAAATTGAATTACAACTATGGCCGGCTCGGCCGCACTGCAAGGGAAtataagaacaacaacaacctagCAAGAGTCTGGTCGATACATTGCTGTAGGCCATAGTTTTAAAGAAACGACTGATATATATTTTGTTGGATGATGTTATTGGACAAGGAAGAATCCTTATATGTAGACGTCAAGTGGTTGGTCTTgacgatttttcctttttttcccccccgtaGGATCCAAAAGAGACCGAAACTCTTCAACGGAGGAAACGAGGCAAACTTGTCAATGCAAACAGGCATGTTTGATACCTTGTTATAGTATACCGAGGAATATGTTATCTCTTATCATATAAAGCAACTCACAAATATCCGTCTACTAGTTTGTCAACAGATCAATATATAGAGCCTCGATGTAAGAAGGAAACAGCGCTAGAAATCAATAAGCTTATTATGCACGAAAAGTAGTATTTTTCTAGATGTTGATGGATCATATCGGTTTAACCTCTCGCATTCAACAGGAAGATTCATGTTTCCACGTAAAGCAGGGCGAGCTGAAGATGGCAACTGGCAAGCAACTGAACGGGATTCCTTGATTCCTTCGATGCTGGATTATAAGCCCTCGTCATATAACAGCAGAAACTCGTACGTACGCGTATATATAGCAACCCAATCACTTTGGCCAACAGGAGGAAATGTCATTGGCCGAGAAATTGCTGGCGACTAAGAGGACTCCGAATTGGAATTCCCTGCCAGTCAACAGTCACAATATTCTCTATACAGTGGCGAAGACACGGATGAAAGGGAGGAAAATGCCATTCCGTATCCCATCGACATCGAATGACACGATTGAATTTCTGGCTATTCTCATCTTCCTCCTCTTTAAtgcccgcccccccccccccccccatcttgTGATAGACGGAACACAAtccctactgctgctgctgctgttcataTTCTTTTCGCATGATTGCATTCCGAATGGACGCTGAAATGATAAAGACGGGAATCCGTACGTCCGTCCCGCATTTCTCCCGTTGCGTTCTTCCTCAACTGGTTGACGCGTTGCCAAGTCCGGCTCCTTCCCTTTCCATCCCCCGTCGAAGGGCAACAGGCGCATTTAACAAAATCAATAGAAGACGAACATTGGCGAATTATCGATCCATATAGAATTTACTTTTACGCCAGACTGCGGCTTGGTAATGTCGCTCAAGGGGATTCCGCCCTTTGTCGTCGCGGCTGTTGTGTTGCATCTTTTACTTTGTTGACGCTGTTTCATCAACCCGCTTCATAATAACATCATCAAACCAGCTGCTGAtggtagacacacacacggaggTCATGTAGTCTGCATTTGGGCAGAGACAATGGCACATCAAAGCACAATTATGTTCGATGCGATGAATCCAATAGGGACGAGTGTATAAGGTCCTTTTCTACGATACGGAGCAAATTTTTTGCTTTGGGAATGAAAACTTGCCCAGCTGTTTCCGATGACCTCAGGCGATCTGTCTTTGCTATACCCAGCAGTCACCTGTAGCTCTTTTCTGTACTAGTTCAATTGTATAGCGAGTTGTCTGCTTGCTGCTGCCTGCTGCgtacggtggtggtggtggccgttTCCTTTCTCTCACAACCCTCCTGACCCATTGGGCGCGCTCTACGTACCAAGttctatttttcccctttcgcTTCCTTTAGATTGTTATTTGCTTCCTTCTAGACTTATTGTAGTCGACCtacttttctcatttctcagGCTTTATACCTGTCTTCTTCACTTACCCTAGCCGCTTTTTTTAGCCCTCCTcgtaatttgttttccttcttttcactTTCTCGAACCCGCACTGACATTGACGTCCCATTCACAGAGAAAAATGGCGTTTTTCCCACATATTCGGGTGACAATTGATCCCGCAGAAATGTGAACGCAGGTGTACACGGAGATGATTTATCCCTTTCGGTTGATGCCACCTTCTTACCTAACCGGTTTTGAGGAAAAGTTCAAATACCGCCAAGTTCGGATGGGAAAATGCTAGGAATGATTGCACACGAGTGCATGTGATTGTTGGGGGAGTATAACTGAGTATAGTATAGAACATTTTTGGCAAAACGCGTGCGGAAACTCAGACGTCATGGCGCCATCAGTTTCCTATTCACGCGCTGCGAGTTTGTTGCCGAGAGATCGCAATCGAAATCAGACAAAAGTGAAAATAACACACGGAACAAACGCTCGCAGTGATTTCAAACGTCCCTATGCATATCCTACACACATTGTGCTGCGACGATGCGCTATATACTTGAACGGTTTCGCGAGTGTAGACGCAAATAGCTTAGTGCAAAACTATATTCCCACTTTTCTCTGGGGCGGAGATCAATTAAAGGTGAGACGTTTTCACGTGGAGTTTGAAAGCCAAAGTGTTCGCCCTTATATTTCGGTAAATGTAGCTAGACAGTTATTTGTCATGATGATGACGAAACCGCACAATGCAAATAAAATATGCGCCGGCTATCAATTACTGTTACGAAACAACCGAAATTCGCACCGGCAGGTAATGTAATGGAAGAACAAAGGCAAAAACGAGAGGGTCTTCCCTCTCTTTGAtgtcttcatttttaataaattgctTCCTTGACAATATCCAGGTAACAATTCATCAAGCGTGTGTATTCCCCCCCAAACGACTTCCAGGAATGACTCTCGACTGGACGTTGTTATAGAATCAATTGAAGCCAAGTCATCACCGTCATCATCACTGCTGCAGTAGTACTTGAGACTATTTTATGAATCACCGAGTTCCGGTTTTAACTCACCTCCATTGTGCAGGACGAACGTGTTTCCAAGGAATATTTGTGTACGCAATAATCCGCAGAGAGAGAAACTTTTTGAGAATCGGCTGATGGCAGCAGCACCTTGTTAAAAGAATAATccggtcggtcggtcgtcgCGTTGCAACAAAGTGCTGGCAGCAATGTGCTGCTCACACATCCGAATGAGAACCTCAATTATacaccggcagcagcagcagcactggcCGGAAAAGGTGGCTCAACTCCTGCGGCTGAATTTCGAGCGGAAGGAGGGTGGCCGGCAGTTGTGTGTGGATAGACAAAACGTACGGACACGACTGACGCTCGAGTCTATATTCACCTGGCTggttatagaaaaaaaaaacaacgaacctttttttctttttctttgagaaGAAGTAAACAAGGTAGGCGGCAATGGGATTGGTCAGCCCTTGGCCCGGCCTTTCAAGTCTCCTCTTCCTCTAAATGTAATATAACGTTGGGCGGAACAGGTGGTTTTTGAGGAAGTTCTTGGTGGAAAGTAGGTTCCCCCCCACTGGTCCTCGTCAAGTTCCCTTTCCTTCaaatcacccccccccccccccttttccgCTTGTCTCAACACGGAATTACACTGTTGACACAATCTCACGATCGTTTCGATCATTGTTCGATCTCGAACAATCGGCACTATACAATTAACAGTCGCAGTTGTTACGACCTATCGATCCGCCGTCCTGGGCCAACGTTCACCGACGTtcacttttcttcatttcgctttcggcagcagcaacagcggtggaaaaaaaaagaaactcattAAAGAGAGCAAGTTCGGCAAGGATTCGCTCAACTGCCATGTTTTCCCTGAAAATCGTACCAACTTTTTTGGACAAGAGCCAAAAACTATACACCCGGCGAACTCGGCAAAGTTatactatattatatataattaACTGCTTGAGTGACTCGACGCATGGCCAGACAATAGAAAACTTGCCAACAAGGAGCATTATACATTGGCGGAGATATATGCACGGATTCGCGGAAGGCGGGTTACCATGGTTTCCTTATTTTCGTAATCAGTTATATCGGATCTCTTCGACTAGCAGCCAGCTGCAGTGTCGGGACTGTGTAAAATGCAGCTCGCTCGGCAGGCAAACACTTGGGAGCTGATCCATTGTCGATCGTTATCACATCGAGGTCCTTCCTGTTTGTTTGCCTATATTGCGGTTCTCGGCGGGCTAAAACAATCACATCTCACGAAAGACTAGCTCGCCTTATTCACTAGTCACACGCGGCAGGGAAGCGACTCGAACAATCGTGAGCGATTTTTCCCTCAGAATCTTTCATTTTCCCGCGCGGTCCGCTTTCGTGAAATAAACGAGTGGGACGGTCGTCTCCTTGTCGTGTTCGGACAAATCGCGTGAACCAAGTCAAGATCGTTTTGTTCGTATATTTTCCGATTGTTCGACTGGCCGTTTCTGCTTTTcaattgtgtttctttttttcaaggtGCGCATCTTGTGGTCCGGCCGTTTGACACGTCCACAGATGACACCTCCTTTTGTTATAATGCTAATCGATTTGGCATCGGTATAAAACTAAGTCGTCACTCAAGGTCCCACCAGCAGCAAACGTCGTCAAGTCTTAACCGCAAGAAACCCTTTGGCTATTAGCTTTAGACATATACACATATACACTAGGTCGTCTGATTGTCCACTAACACACTTTTTAATATCTTCAGATGAAGCAAATATTGTGCTCCGTTCAGAGTTAATGGTGTATTGCAAGACCTTCAGCTTATTTAACACCggccgcacacacacagcagaccAGTGTGTATGTAGCAACTATCTCAGGGCAACACACCCAAACAATAAAGTCCATTAAATAGCAATCTACTCTGGTAGCCCACAAACGAATTGCTCGCTTCGTTTATTATCGCAGCTAAATGCTTTTCCCGAGCAGTTCCGTGCTTGGCtacctttttctatttaaaggTTCTCACCTGGAGATGCTTCCAGCAGACTGCTTCACGGATCTACGAgtcatttcttcttattataaTATGAACACaagataatttgtttttctttgtaaaattcattttgcaATGGAACTTCAGTAGTAAACTAGGTTGGGAGAAGGAATTATTCTCTACTCATTTAGTCGTCCGCTATCGATCCAGCTGACGTCTATCTCATCTATATCTCATTTCGGGATCG
Protein-coding regions in this window:
- the LOC124328867 gene encoding serine-rich adhesin for platelets-like; protein product: MLKWIAQKGNNPRSASPSRSNKTPDSIHDTSPWLTDDPLATINVNTILDINRKSGASRRKSKPDQVYSVTRMNPLFVDTPKEMLPTNLSEGEKRLMDDSRSSNRSEQCQTPSSSGYESADPVKRLGNTTSNHKNQPVVQQRHQRHHQQHLVELSPASDYRRQFVLGPRLDRSSPPRKLTPDVATAAAPDGPIRIGKANLLHHNSHYVTRIHMHPPPAKDITSSSSADEASKQKAVDDEWEKYEQSHTGDFLNVSSKIPHPVWPANNPKVQRNNASVATSAIVQQNENYVTKILIAPRTVEKNKDQGQQPEAFDSIVTDSLLVMTSYDDGQSIDDSTPEQIVTPESAAELSEIRQLSQTISQSRVVATVSRALSKSGSASSETSYPTTPSSKNTEMASSTSSASSSSSSSSVGGSIARRISMMKERWDKSSRRRLLTESDDDDPAFLTRRLDHVYVPQNGDVNFSVQPRNNSNVGDLPFSYLAGVYHPATITEEVTANDSQVHAVIVPSDRMPLSHYDPFEQDRQSNSSSRSSGSRRVTFSADTVDNEQSTKSTNSTASGSSAGSITGSTASDKTTSNHCPNIMEELKLNPHYLPHRYQPASGTASDVLCSGGRLAGYYSYNLQAQLDNYNAKGQAEKVSTWEHYHGQDVSPSSSKQPTGPYSPVRPSSSGTVRLDPYNNLQFHPNYGAAACQERSICVDFTLDGVEEALLQRRSDSHKLRRRICCCFLLLLCLVVLVIVVIVISLYLSQGQRIFGSV